One region of Candidatus Omnitrophota bacterium genomic DNA includes:
- the rplN gene encoding 50S ribosomal protein L14: MIQLRSILVVADNTGAKKAAMIQVLGRHGKVMADLGDIIKIHIKESTPDAIVKKGEVANAVVVRLKSPTRRSDGSYLRFDSNAIVIIDAQKNPRGTRIFGPVARELRERGFSKIISLAPEVI, from the coding sequence ATGATACAGTTGCGTTCTATATTGGTTGTAGCCGATAATACCGGCGCGAAAAAAGCCGCCATGATACAGGTCCTGGGACGCCACGGGAAGGTAATGGCCGACCTTGGGGATATAATCAAGATCCATATAAAGGAATCTACCCCGGATGCGATAGTAAAGAAGGGCGAGGTCGCCAACGCCGTAGTGGTGAGGCTGAAATCGCCGACCAGGAGATCCGACGGTTCTTATCTCAGGTTCGACAGCAACGCTATCGTCATAATCGATGCCCAGAAGAACCCTAGGGGGACGAGGATATTCGGCCCGGTGGCAAGGGAACTGCGTGAAAGGGGTTTTTCGAAGATAATATCGTTAGCTCCAGAGGTAATATAG
- the fusA gene encoding elongation factor G yields the protein MAREYSLENTRNIGIIAHIDAGKTTTSERVLFYTGRVHKIGSVDEGTATMDWMAQEQERGITITSASTTCFWKDVRINLIDTPGHVDFTVEVERSLKVLDGAVVVFCAVGGVEPQSETVWRQADRYKVPRIAYINKMDRTGADFFGTVKQMIERLGAVPVPIQIPYGSEENFKGIVDLIEMKALKYDDVKGVEFEIQDVPADLLSMAKEYRAHMIEKIAEVDDHLMEKFVHGQEPTIEEIKKALRKAVVKSVVVPVVCGSSFRNKGVQPVLDAVCDYLPSPLDVPPMKGLNPESGQHEERTASDDQPFCALAFKIMSDPYVGKLTYFRVYSGVLEAGSYIYNSNKDVKERIGKIVRMHANKQEIVEQVYSGEIAAAVGLKDTKTGDTICNEDHPITLESMHFPEPVVSLAIEPATKADQDKLGMVLNKFMEEDPSFRVNYNQETGQTIISGMGELHLEIIVDRMMREFKLEANVGKPQVAYKETVTKPSHSVGKFIHQSGGRGQYGHVVLDMEPGEPNSGITFINKIVGGSIPKEYIPAAKAGVLMAAKSGALAGYPVIDVKVTLVDGSYHEVDSSEMAFKTAGSMGFVDGLKRGGPVLLEPIMEIEVTIPDEFMGSVIGDLNSRRAKIDSINQRANAKVLAGTVPLAEMFGYASALRSLTQGRGTYTMEPSCYTEVPRQIAEKVIASATKG from the coding sequence ATGGCTAGAGAATACTCTTTAGAGAATACAAGGAACATAGGCATCATAGCTCATATAGATGCCGGAAAAACGACGACGTCCGAAAGGGTGCTCTTCTATACAGGCCGCGTCCATAAGATCGGCAGTGTCGACGAAGGCACCGCCACGATGGACTGGATGGCCCAGGAGCAGGAACGAGGGATCACCATTACCTCGGCCAGCACGACGTGCTTCTGGAAAGATGTGCGCATAAACCTCATCGATACGCCGGGACATGTGGATTTCACGGTAGAAGTCGAGCGTTCGCTCAAGGTCCTCGACGGCGCGGTCGTAGTATTCTGCGCGGTCGGAGGGGTAGAACCCCAGTCCGAAACGGTCTGGCGCCAAGCGGACAGGTACAAGGTCCCGAGGATCGCTTATATAAACAAGATGGACAGGACAGGCGCGGATTTTTTTGGAACGGTAAAACAGATGATAGAGAGATTGGGCGCTGTGCCTGTTCCGATACAGATACCTTACGGCAGTGAAGAGAATTTCAAGGGCATAGTCGACCTTATCGAGATGAAAGCCCTTAAGTATGATGACGTAAAAGGCGTCGAATTCGAGATACAGGATGTGCCGGCCGACCTCCTCTCGATGGCGAAGGAATACCGCGCGCATATGATAGAGAAGATAGCCGAAGTCGACGACCACCTCATGGAAAAATTCGTCCACGGCCAGGAGCCGACCATCGAAGAGATAAAGAAGGCGTTAAGAAAGGCCGTTGTCAAGAGCGTCGTGGTCCCGGTCGTCTGCGGTAGCTCGTTCAGGAACAAAGGAGTCCAGCCGGTTTTGGACGCGGTATGCGATTACCTCCCGAGCCCGCTCGACGTGCCCCCGATGAAGGGATTAAATCCCGAGTCGGGACAGCACGAGGAGAGGACGGCGTCGGATGACCAGCCTTTCTGCGCGCTGGCTTTTAAGATAATGTCAGACCCTTACGTAGGCAAGCTCACATATTTCAGGGTATATTCCGGCGTGCTTGAGGCCGGTTCATATATATATAATTCCAATAAAGACGTCAAAGAACGTATCGGAAAGATCGTGCGTATGCATGCCAACAAACAGGAGATTGTCGAGCAGGTATATTCCGGCGAGATCGCCGCCGCGGTCGGGTTAAAAGATACAAAGACCGGCGACACGATCTGCAATGAGGACCATCCGATAACTCTCGAGTCGATGCATTTCCCCGAGCCCGTCGTCTCGCTCGCAATCGAGCCGGCGACCAAGGCCGACCAGGACAAACTCGGCATGGTCTTGAATAAATTCATGGAAGAGGACCCCTCTTTCAGGGTCAATTATAACCAGGAGACCGGCCAGACCATAATATCCGGTATGGGAGAACTCCACCTTGAGATCATCGTCGACAGGATGATGAGGGAATTCAAGCTCGAGGCGAATGTCGGTAAACCGCAGGTCGCGTATAAAGAGACCGTGACGAAACCGTCGCACAGCGTCGGAAAGTTCATACACCAGTCCGGCGGCCGCGGCCAGTATGGCCATGTGGTTTTGGATATGGAGCCGGGCGAGCCGAATTCGGGAATCACTTTTATAAACAAGATCGTCGGCGGTTCTATCCCGAAGGAATATATACCCGCGGCAAAAGCCGGCGTATTGATGGCGGCCAAGAGCGGCGCTCTCGCGGGATATCCGGTAATAGATGTCAAGGTCACATTAGTCGACGGCTCATATCATGAGGTCGACTCATCGGAAATGGCGTTCAAGACCGCCGGTTCCATGGGTTTTGTGGATGGCCTGAAACGGGGCGGACCTGTATTGCTCGAGCCTATCATGGAGATAGAGGTCACGATACCCGATGAATTCATGGGCTCGGTCATAGGAGACCTTAATTCACGCCGCGCAAAGATAGATTCCATAAACCAAAGGGCTAACGCGAAGGTCCTAGCAGGGACCGTCCCGTTGGCCGAGATGTTCGGATACGCATCGGCCCTAAGGTCCTTGACACAGGGCCGTGGAACATATACAATGGAACCTTCGTGCTATACGGAAGTTCCGAGACAAATAGCGGAAAAAGTTATAGCTTCCGCGACGAAAGGCTAA
- the rplP gene encoding 50S ribosomal protein L16 codes for MAIFPKRVKYRKSQRGRRKGVAMTGSSMAFGEYGLQCLENGWIKNTQIEAARVVISRHLKGGGKAWIRIFPDKPVSKKPAETRMGKGKGMTDHWVAVIKRGRILFEVEGLPESIAKEAMRLASSKLPLKTKFVARARTAA; via the coding sequence ATGGCGATATTTCCCAAGAGAGTAAAATACAGAAAGTCGCAAAGAGGCAGGCGCAAGGGCGTTGCGATGACCGGTTCGTCAATGGCGTTCGGCGAATACGGCCTCCAGTGCCTCGAGAACGGCTGGATAAAGAATACGCAAATTGAGGCGGCGAGGGTAGTCATCTCGCGCCACCTCAAAGGCGGCGGCAAGGCCTGGATAAGGATATTCCCGGACAAGCCTGTCAGCAAAAAACCCGCCGAAACGAGGATGGGTAAAGGAAAAGGCATGACCGACCACTGGGTCGCCGTCATAAAGCGCGGCAGGATCCTGTTCGAGGTCGAGGGCCTTCCCGAATCGATAGCCAAAGAGGCGATGCGTCTCGCGTCCTCGAAGCTTCCCTTGAAAACAAAATTCGTGGCTAGAGCAAGAACGGCCGCATAA
- the rpsG gene encoding 30S ribosomal protein S7 yields MRRRKAEGREILPDPKFKSKIVSKFMNMIMECGKKSTAEQIVYGAFEQAAKKVGKEPLETFQKALDNARPLVELKSRRVGGATYQVPIEVRQDRGISLAMRWIRDFARSRKGKPMVDKLAAEIIDAYNSTGSAVKKREDIHKMAEANKAFSHFRW; encoded by the coding sequence ATGAGAAGACGTAAAGCCGAAGGAAGAGAGATTTTACCGGACCCGAAATTCAAGTCGAAGATCGTCTCCAAATTCATGAATATGATCATGGAGTGCGGGAAGAAATCGACCGCAGAACAGATCGTATACGGGGCATTTGAACAGGCGGCAAAGAAAGTCGGCAAAGAGCCGCTCGAAACTTTCCAGAAGGCGCTTGATAACGCCAGGCCCCTGGTAGAGCTCAAATCCAGGAGGGTCGGCGGCGCGACATACCAGGTCCCGATCGAAGTGCGCCAGGACAGGGGCATCTCGCTCGCGATGAGGTGGATCAGGGATTTCGCAAGAAGCCGCAAAGGCAAGCCGATGGTCGATAAGCTGGCTGCCGAGATAATCGATGCTTATAACAGCACGGGATCCGCGGTAAAGAAACGCGAGGATATCCATAAGATGGCAGAGGCGAACAAGGCCTTCAGCCACTTTAGATGGTAA
- the rpsS gene encoding 30S ribosomal protein S19: MGRSAKKGPFVEAKLLKKIEKMKGDKKPVKTWSRRSTVVPEFIGYTFLVHNGNKFIPVFVTENMVGHKLGEFAPTRTFRKHGGVKSKEAPAVT; this comes from the coding sequence ATGGGGCGTTCGGCTAAAAAAGGGCCGTTTGTTGAAGCGAAACTGCTCAAGAAGATAGAGAAGATGAAGGGCGACAAGAAGCCCGTCAAGACATGGTCAAGAAGGTCGACCGTCGTCCCGGAATTTATCGGTTATACTTTCCTGGTGCATAACGGGAACAAGTTCATCCCGGTATTTGTCACCGAGAATATGGTAGGGCACAAGCTCGGGGAGTTCGCCCCGACGAGGACATTCAGGAAGCATGGCGGCGTCAAGTCAAAAGAAGCGCCGGCTGTAACTTAA
- the rplB gene encoding 50S ribosomal protein L2 has protein sequence MLKTYKPYTKSRRWMTSSDFSMLTKKEPEKNLLLPKRKKAGRNNHGHVTVRHQGGGHKRMIRIVDFKRDKAGIPSKVIALEYDPNRSAFLALLEYEGGERRYIIAPVDLKVGDSVMSGPDADIKPGNALPIKNIPVGTFIHNIELAKGMGAKIVRSAGTSAQLMAKEGEYANIKLPSGEIRLIHLDCYATIGQVGNVEHGTISIGKAGRKRWMGIRPTVRGVAMNPHDHPHGGGEGKSGQGNPHPVSREGQLAKGFRTRKKGKYSDRLIIKRRR, from the coding sequence ATGCTAAAGACATATAAACCATATACGAAATCGAGAAGGTGGATGACATCGTCGGATTTCTCGATGCTGACAAAGAAAGAGCCGGAGAAGAACCTTCTTTTGCCGAAGAGGAAGAAAGCCGGGCGCAATAACCACGGCCATGTGACCGTACGCCACCAGGGCGGCGGCCATAAGAGGATGATCAGGATAGTGGACTTTAAGCGTGACAAGGCCGGCATACCTTCTAAGGTCATCGCGCTCGAGTATGATCCGAACAGGTCAGCTTTCCTTGCTCTGCTGGAATATGAGGGTGGAGAGCGGAGGTATATCATAGCTCCGGTTGACCTGAAAGTAGGCGATAGCGTCATGTCAGGGCCTGATGCCGATATCAAACCCGGCAACGCGCTTCCGATAAAAAATATACCGGTAGGTACATTTATACATAATATCGAGCTGGCCAAAGGTATGGGCGCGAAGATCGTCCGTTCGGCGGGAACGAGCGCGCAGCTCATGGCAAAGGAAGGCGAGTACGCTAACATAAAACTGCCTTCGGGCGAGATACGCCTTATCCACCTGGACTGCTATGCGACTATCGGCCAGGTAGGCAATGTCGAGCACGGAACGATATCAATAGGAAAGGCCGGCAGGAAGAGATGGATGGGCATACGCCCGACGGTCAGAGGTGTTGCGATGAACCCGCATGACCATCCGCACGGCGGCGGCGAAGGCAAGTCCGGGCAGGGTAACCCGCATCCGGTTTCACGCGAGGGTCAGCTTGCTAAGGGTTTCAGGACCAGGAAAAAAGGCAAGTATTCTGACAGATTGATAATCAAGCGGAGGAGATAA
- the rplD gene encoding 50S ribosomal protein L4, which yields MAEIEIYNIKGKSVGKIELDKDIFNGEVNEPILHQVIRMYEANQRQGTASTKTRSDVSGGGKKPWKQKGTGRARAGTTRSPLWRGGGKVFGPHPRDYSYEVPKSVKRLALISSLNAKLNDKDIIVLDDIKLDKPKTKEIAAALRNIKAEKKPLLVLEEKNETVVRASRNIANLLLRDYKSLNAYEVLKQQKLVLTQKALAALTKMLVKQ from the coding sequence ATGGCAGAAATAGAAATTTATAATATAAAAGGCAAATCAGTCGGCAAGATCGAGCTGGACAAAGATATATTCAACGGCGAGGTCAACGAACCGATCCTCCACCAGGTAATAAGGATGTATGAGGCCAACCAGAGGCAGGGGACGGCTTCCACAAAGACCCGTTCGGACGTTTCCGGCGGCGGAAAGAAGCCCTGGAAGCAGAAGGGCACCGGCCGCGCCAGGGCAGGCACCACAAGGTCTCCTTTATGGAGGGGCGGCGGCAAGGTATTCGGCCCGCACCCGAGGGATTATTCCTATGAGGTGCCGAAGTCGGTAAAGCGCCTCGCGCTGATCTCAAGCCTTAACGCCAAGCTCAACGACAAGGATATAATAGTCCTCGACGACATAAAGCTTGATAAGCCGAAGACGAAAGAAATCGCCGCGGCACTGCGTAATATAAAGGCCGAGAAGAAGCCTTTGCTGGTGTTGGAAGAAAAAAATGAGACGGTGGTCAGGGCATCGCGCAATATAGCCAATCTTCTTCTGAGGGATTACAAATCGCTCAACGCTTACGAAGTGCTGAAACAGCAAAAACTGGTATTGACCCAGAAGGCACTTGCGGCACTCACTAAAATGCTGGTGAAACAATGA
- the rpsJ gene encoding 30S ribosomal protein S10, with product MTTTVQKAKIRIKLRAYDHRVLDQSAAEIVETAKRTGAKVLGPIPLPTDKEVYTVLRSPHIDKKSREQFQLKTHKRVLDIVEPTSKTIDALKKLDLPAGVDVEIK from the coding sequence ATGACAACTACAGTCCAGAAAGCCAAGATCAGGATAAAACTCAGGGCATACGACCACAGGGTCCTCGACCAGTCCGCGGCCGAGATAGTGGAGACCGCGAAGAGGACCGGAGCGAAGGTCCTGGGACCGATACCCCTTCCGACGGATAAGGAAGTATATACGGTCCTGCGCTCGCCGCATATCGACAAAAAATCGCGCGAACAGTTCCAGCTCAAGACGCACAAGCGCGTTTTGGATATCGTCGAGCCTACATCGAAGACAATCGATGCCTTGAAAAAACTCGATCTTCCGGCCGGTGTGGACGTAGAAATAAAGTAA
- the rplE gene encoding 50S ribosomal protein L5, giving the protein MTPRLVGFYHKEVIPQLTKKFGYKNLFQVPRIKKIVVNMGVGKGAEDIKILEAALADLTTITGQKPVITRAKKAIANFKIKEGSPIGCKVTLRGAKMYEFLDRLVNIALPRIKDFRGVPSDTFDGSGNYALGLREQTIFPEIEVDRVARVQGMDVIIVTSAKSNDEASEMLRIFGMPFKKQG; this is encoded by the coding sequence ATCACACCCAGGCTCGTCGGCTTTTACCATAAGGAAGTGATACCGCAGCTGACCAAGAAATTCGGATACAAGAATCTCTTCCAGGTGCCGCGCATAAAGAAGATCGTCGTAAATATGGGGGTCGGGAAAGGCGCGGAAGACATAAAGATACTCGAAGCGGCGCTTGCCGACCTCACTACCATAACCGGGCAGAAGCCGGTAATAACGCGCGCCAAAAAGGCTATCGCGAATTTCAAGATAAAAGAGGGCTCTCCTATAGGATGCAAGGTGACCCTGCGCGGCGCGAAGATGTATGAATTCCTGGACAGGCTGGTCAATATCGCCCTCCCCAGGATCAAGGACTTCCGCGGCGTCCCGTCGGATACCTTCGACGGTTCAGGTAATTACGCCCTCGGCCTGCGCGAGCAGACGATATTCCCGGAGATAGAGGTTGACAGGGTCGCGAGGGTCCAGGGTATGGATGTCATAATAGTTACGAGCGCCAAGTCGAATGATGAGGCGAGTGAGATGTTGCGTATTTTCGGTATGCCTTTCAAAAAACAAGGTTAG
- the rplW gene encoding 50S ribosomal protein L23, giving the protein MIQKFKILKGLLHSEKGSTLLPFNKYVFEVYKDANKAEIKKAIELVYKVKVKDVNTMIMSGKWRRVRFKPGKTPDWKKAIVTLRKGDKIDVTT; this is encoded by the coding sequence ATGATACAGAAATTTAAGATATTAAAGGGTCTGCTCCATTCCGAAAAAGGCTCGACCCTGTTGCCTTTCAACAAATATGTGTTCGAGGTCTACAAGGACGCCAATAAGGCGGAGATAAAGAAAGCCATCGAGCTGGTATACAAAGTCAAGGTGAAAGACGTCAACACCATGATAATGTCCGGAAAATGGCGCAGGGTAAGGTTCAAGCCGGGCAAGACGCCCGATTGGAAGAAGGCGATAGTGACATTGCGTAAGGGCGACAAGATAGACGTAACGACATAA
- the rpsL gene encoding 30S ribosomal protein S12: MPTISQLIRYGREQKRKRTKSPALKKCPQKRGVCLQVKTMTPKKPNSALRKIARVRLTNSIEVTGYIPGEGHNLQEHSIVLVRGGRVKDLPGVRYHIVRGTLDAAGVNQRKKSRSKYGAKMPK; this comes from the coding sequence ATGCCAACGATATCGCAATTGATAAGGTACGGCAGGGAACAGAAAAGGAAGAGGACAAAATCCCCGGCGTTGAAAAAATGCCCGCAGAAGCGCGGCGTATGCCTTCAGGTCAAGACGATGACGCCGAAGAAACCCAACTCGGCGTTAAGGAAGATCGCCAGGGTGAGGCTGACGAACAGCATAGAGGTCACGGGATATATTCCGGGTGAGGGCCATAACCTTCAGGAGCATTCTATCGTATTAGTCAGGGGCGGAAGAGTTAAAGATTTGCCCGGAGTCAGATATCACATCGTCCGCGGGACATTGGATGCCGCGGGAGTAAACCAGAGGAAGAAGTCGCGCTCGAAATACGGCGCGAAGATGCCCAAGTAA
- the rplV gene encoding 50S ribosomal protein L22, with translation MVSAGRVVAKYIKTSPYKMRKVMDVIRGKDVNSALGILENIEKRSRIYLIRALKSAIASAKQDGKVKQDELFIWKITADDGPIMRRYKAQAMGRATMIRKRTSHIIIELGRTEAPVKKTPVKGAAPKTGKK, from the coding sequence ATGGTATCAGCAGGAAGAGTAGTAGCTAAATATATCAAGACATCCCCCTATAAGATGCGCAAGGTCATGGACGTTATCAGGGGCAAGGACGTGAATTCGGCGCTCGGCATTTTAGAGAATATCGAAAAGCGTTCCCGCATCTACCTGATCCGCGCGTTGAAATCGGCTATCGCGTCGGCGAAACAGGACGGGAAAGTGAAGCAGGACGAGCTTTTCATCTGGAAGATAACCGCCGACGACGGCCCCATAATGAGGCGCTACAAAGCCCAAGCCATGGGCAGGGCCACGATGATACGGAAAAGGACCAGCCATATAATCATAGAGTTGGGCAGGACGGAAGCACCGGTAAAGAAAACTCCCGTAAAAGGCGCTGCGCCGAAAACGGGGAAGAAATAG
- the tuf gene encoding elongation factor Tu — protein MAKEKFLRNKTHVNVGTIGHVDHGKTTLTAAITLCLNKKGMAEVRAYDSIDNAPEEKERGITINIAHVEYQSDKRHYAHVDCPGHADYIKNMITGAAQMDGAILVVSAPDGPMPQTREHILLARQVGVPYIAVFMNKCDVVDDKELLDLVELEVRELLTKYEFPGDKTPIVRGSALNAMNCACGKDDCPNCKPIFELVKALDTYIPDPKRETDKPFLMAIEDVFSITGRGTVGTGRIERGVVKVNDEVEIVGMRKDTRKTVVTGIEMFRKLLDEGMAGDNAGVLLRGIEKKDLERGQVLAKPGSITPHTKFKAQVYILTKEEGGRHTPFFTGYRPQFYFRTTDVTGVSTLPKGVEMVMPGDNVSFEVELIIPVALEKGLRFAIREGGHTVGAGAVSEVIA, from the coding sequence ATGGCAAAGGAAAAATTTTTACGCAATAAGACCCACGTAAACGTAGGTACCATAGGCCATGTCGACCACGGCAAGACGACATTGACCGCCGCCATTACCCTGTGCTTGAACAAGAAGGGTATGGCAGAAGTCCGCGCCTATGACTCTATCGATAACGCCCCTGAAGAGAAAGAGCGCGGCATCACGATAAACATCGCCCACGTAGAGTACCAGTCCGACAAGCGCCATTACGCCCACGTCGACTGCCCGGGCCATGCCGACTACATAAAGAACATGATCACCGGCGCCGCCCAGATGGACGGAGCTATCCTTGTCGTATCGGCCCCAGACGGCCCGATGCCCCAGACAAGAGAACATATACTCCTGGCCCGCCAGGTAGGCGTCCCCTATATAGCGGTATTCATGAACAAATGCGACGTAGTCGACGATAAAGAGCTCCTGGACTTAGTCGAGCTCGAAGTAAGAGAACTCCTCACCAAATATGAATTCCCCGGGGATAAGACCCCGATAGTCCGCGGCTCGGCCCTAAACGCCATGAACTGCGCCTGCGGCAAAGACGACTGCCCCAACTGCAAACCCATCTTTGAATTAGTCAAAGCATTAGACACCTACATCCCCGACCCCAAACGCGAGACCGATAAACCCTTCCTGATGGCCATCGAAGACGTATTCTCCATCACAGGTAGGGGTACCGTCGGCACAGGCCGTATTGAGCGCGGTGTCGTCAAGGTAAACGACGAGGTCGAGATCGTAGGTATGCGCAAGGATACGCGTAAGACAGTAGTAACCGGCATCGAGATGTTCAGAAAACTCCTCGATGAGGGCATGGCAGGAGATAACGCGGGAGTCCTCTTAAGGGGCATCGAAAAGAAAGACCTGGAGCGCGGCCAGGTATTGGCCAAGCCGGGTTCTATCACCCCGCACACCAAGTTCAAAGCCCAGGTCTACATCCTGACCAAGGAAGAGGGCGGCAGGCACACGCCGTTCTTTACCGGATACAGGCCCCAGTTCTACTTTAGGACCACAGATGTCACCGGCGTCTCCACGCTTCCAAAGGGCGTCGAGATGGTCATGCCCGGAGACAACGTATCATTCGAAGTCGAACTCATAATCCCCGTAGCCTTAGAGAAGGGCTTGCGCTTCGCCATACGCGAAGGCGGCCACACCGTAGGCGCGGGCGCGGTATCAGAGGTTATAGCGTAA
- the rpsC gene encoding 30S ribosomal protein S3 — translation MGHKVNPISMRLGYIKNWKSRWFARKKGFADALHEDLAIRKYVKKTFSAAGISSIDIERASNRAKVIIYTARPGIIIGRKGADIDRLRDDLQDKTKKEIYIEIKEVKNPSTDAQLVAENIAFQLEKRIAFRRAMKKAVQQAMNSGALGIKVKCAGRLGGAEMSRTEGYKEGKVPLQTFRADIDYGFTEALTTYGLIGVKSWIYKGDILDKKTVVGKAAVEEPEATGKAPEPPAQG, via the coding sequence GTGGGTCATAAAGTAAATCCGATATCAATGCGGTTGGGATATATTAAGAACTGGAAATCGCGCTGGTTTGCCAGGAAGAAGGGCTTTGCCGATGCCCTCCATGAGGACCTCGCGATCCGCAAATACGTCAAAAAGACTTTTTCCGCCGCGGGCATATCATCCATTGATATCGAGCGCGCCAGCAACAGGGCGAAAGTCATAATATATACCGCCAGGCCGGGTATCATAATCGGCAGGAAAGGCGCGGATATCGACCGCCTGCGCGATGACCTGCAGGATAAGACGAAGAAAGAGATATATATAGAGATAAAAGAGGTGAAGAATCCCTCTACCGACGCCCAGCTTGTGGCGGAGAACATCGCCTTCCAGTTGGAGAAACGCATTGCCTTCAGGCGCGCCATGAAGAAAGCGGTCCAGCAGGCGATGAATTCCGGCGCTTTGGGCATAAAGGTCAAGTGCGCGGGAAGATTGGGCGGCGCTGAAATGTCCAGGACGGAAGGATATAAGGAAGGGAAAGTCCCCCTCCAGACATTCAGGGCGGATATAGATTACGGCTTTACTGAGGCGCTCACCACTTACGGGCTCATAGGCGTGAAATCATGGATATACAAGGGTGATATCCTCGACAAGAAAACAGTAGTAGGGAAGGCAGCGGTTGAGGAGCCTGAGGCGACAGGTAAGGCACCCGAGCCACCCGCTCAGGGTTAA
- the rplX gene encoding 50S ribosomal protein L24, which translates to MIRIRKNDTVMIMKGRDNGKTGRVMRILSGAGKAIVEGRNFVKKHAHKTQKNPQGGIIQIESPIALSNIMPVCPKCGKPVRIGITAGKDGKKTRICMKCKEALA; encoded by the coding sequence ATGATAAGGATAAGGAAGAACGACACAGTAATGATAATGAAGGGCAGGGATAACGGAAAAACAGGCCGCGTCATGAGGATACTGTCCGGTGCCGGTAAAGCTATAGTCGAGGGGCGTAACTTCGTGAAGAAGCACGCCCATAAGACACAGAAGAATCCGCAGGGCGGGATAATACAGATAGAGAGCCCGATAGCGCTGTCCAATATCATGCCTGTCTGCCCCAAATGCGGAAAGCCGGTCAGGATCGGGATAACAGCCGGTAAGGACGGCAAGAAGACGAGGATATGCATGAAGTGCAAGGAGGCGCTTGCCTGA
- a CDS encoding type Z 30S ribosomal protein S14, producing the protein MAKKSLIEKWKRPAKFSARKYNRCRLCGRSGGYLRKFELCRICFRELASKGEIPGITKASW; encoded by the coding sequence ATGGCTAAAAAATCTTTGATAGAAAAATGGAAGAGGCCGGCTAAATTCTCGGCGAGGAAATACAACAGGTGCCGTCTCTGCGGCAGGTCAGGCGGTTACCTGCGCAAGTTTGAGCTGTGCCGCATATGTTTCAGGGAATTGGCTTCGAAGGGTGAGATCCCCGGCATAACAAAAGCAAGCTGGTAA
- the rpmC gene encoding 50S ribosomal protein L29 produces MPMKTQELRNMAAEELKAKYNLLTESLFKLNQQAKIGKLEKPDQIRQMRKDIARILTIIREKDIKI; encoded by the coding sequence ATGCCGATGAAAACTCAGGAATTAAGGAATATGGCGGCGGAGGAGCTTAAAGCGAAATATAACCTGCTTACGGAATCGCTCTTCAAGCTGAACCAGCAGGCCAAGATCGGAAAGCTCGAGAAGCCCGACCAGATCCGCCAGATGAGGAAAGACATCGCGCGGATACTGACCATAATAAGGGAAAAGGATATCAAGATATGA
- the rpsQ gene encoding 30S ribosomal protein S17 has translation MNERGSRKELLGIVTSDKMQNTIVVKVESFSKHAAYKRTIRSVKKLKVHDEEKKAKVGDRVKIVETRPISKDKRWRLVEVLK, from the coding sequence ATGAACGAAAGAGGCAGCAGGAAAGAACTATTAGGGATAGTGACCAGCGACAAGATGCAGAACACCATCGTCGTGAAGGTGGAGTCCTTCTCGAAGCACGCTGCCTACAAGAGGACCATCCGCAGCGTGAAAAAATTAAAGGTCCACGACGAGGAAAAGAAGGCGAAGGTCGGGGACAGGGTAAAGATAGTCGAGACACGCCCGATCTCCAAAGACAAGAGATGGAGATTGGTTGAGGTACTGAAATGA